The following are from one region of the Mycolicibacterium helvum genome:
- a CDS encoding NRAMP family divalent metal transporter encodes MRTPSRTATRFGALLAVLGPGLLAGLSDDDPAGITTYSVLGADHGYQLLWVLLLSTVALIVFHSLAARMGVVTGQGLIGLVRQRYGVRVGGGVLAALVVANVGTTCAEFAGIAAGFEVFGISRYVSVPVAAVAVSLLVLRGSFHRVEHLLLLLSTVFLAYIASGFLAKPDWGAALHGTFVPTMPMTGSAIAIVTATLGTTLAPWGLAFMQSYAVDKKLRTDDLPLERVDVITGAVLTGVIGFFVVVACAATLHRNGRSITDAADAAIALQPLAGNAAATLFGVGLIGAAFLAASILPLSTAYSVCEYAGVEAAMDDSYRDARTFYLTYGIVTVIGAGIVLVPNAPLVAILVGTQVLNAVLLVPLMVAMIGLGRDRNIMGRFVIGRTALIGYVVTTAVVVLCVLALGITTALS; translated from the coding sequence ATGAGGACCCCGAGCCGCACTGCGACGAGATTCGGCGCGCTGCTGGCTGTCCTGGGGCCCGGGTTGCTGGCCGGCTTGTCCGACGACGACCCGGCCGGCATCACCACCTACTCGGTGCTGGGCGCCGACCACGGCTATCAGCTGCTCTGGGTCCTGTTGTTGTCCACCGTCGCGCTGATCGTCTTCCACAGCCTGGCGGCCCGGATGGGAGTGGTGACCGGCCAGGGGCTCATCGGATTGGTGCGCCAGCGCTACGGCGTCCGCGTGGGTGGCGGCGTGCTGGCCGCTCTCGTTGTCGCCAATGTCGGCACCACCTGCGCCGAATTCGCCGGTATTGCAGCGGGCTTCGAGGTGTTCGGGATCAGCCGCTACGTCAGCGTGCCGGTCGCGGCGGTGGCGGTCTCACTGCTCGTCTTGCGCGGCAGCTTCCATCGCGTCGAGCATCTGCTGTTACTGCTGTCCACCGTCTTCCTGGCGTACATCGCCTCCGGATTCCTGGCCAAGCCCGACTGGGGTGCGGCACTGCACGGGACCTTCGTGCCGACCATGCCGATGACCGGTTCCGCGATCGCGATCGTCACCGCGACGCTCGGCACCACCTTGGCACCGTGGGGTCTGGCATTCATGCAGTCCTACGCCGTGGACAAGAAACTGCGCACCGACGACCTGCCGCTGGAACGGGTGGATGTGATCACCGGCGCGGTGCTGACTGGGGTGATCGGATTCTTCGTCGTGGTGGCCTGCGCGGCGACCCTGCATCGCAACGGGCGCAGCATCACCGACGCCGCTGACGCCGCGATCGCGCTGCAGCCGCTCGCCGGTAACGCTGCCGCCACGTTGTTCGGCGTCGGGTTGATCGGTGCCGCCTTCCTGGCCGCCTCGATCCTGCCGTTGTCCACCGCCTACTCGGTCTGCGAATACGCCGGCGTCGAAGCCGCGATGGACGATTCCTACCGCGATGCGCGGACGTTCTATCTGACGTACGGGATCGTCACCGTCATCGGCGCGGGCATCGTGCTGGTTCCCAACGCGCCGTTGGTGGCGATCCTGGTCGGTACCCAGGTGCTCAACGCTGTGCTGCTGGTGCCACTGATGGTCGCGATGATAGGGCTGGGCCGTGACCGAAACATCATGGGCCGGTTTGTGATCGGGCGCACCGCGTTGATCGGCT
- a CDS encoding magnesium and cobalt transport protein CorA encodes MLLLSGVTGGAVLGSDGRVLGRLADLTASLGESGPQLVARLLITRRNGSSLLVPWDQVTDFGPSQVVLSADAAGAERFAAATLDEREILLVRDVLDTQVVDVVGQRLARVADVVLARTPAGRFELAGVEVGFGAVLRRLKLGRIAGPAARDAIAWSDLHLTSERGHAVQLASPLAAVHHLDARGLAALVGRMDTESASEILVARGPDIAAEVVGVAHPVVGERILRALPRTEAARIVAAMPADRARRWRERLAHAPVLRGRRFLRSRVWPRRHHVNEPKP; translated from the coding sequence GTGCTGTTACTCAGCGGCGTCACCGGTGGCGCCGTCCTTGGATCCGACGGGCGGGTGCTCGGCCGGCTCGCCGACCTGACCGCGAGCCTGGGTGAATCCGGTCCCCAGCTGGTGGCACGTCTGCTGATTACGCGCCGGAACGGCTCTTCGCTATTGGTGCCATGGGACCAGGTGACCGACTTCGGGCCCAGCCAAGTGGTGCTGAGCGCCGATGCCGCGGGTGCCGAACGGTTCGCGGCCGCCACCCTCGATGAGCGCGAGATCCTGCTGGTGCGCGACGTCCTGGACACCCAAGTGGTCGACGTCGTCGGGCAGCGTCTGGCCCGGGTCGCCGACGTGGTGCTGGCGCGCACCCCGGCCGGTCGATTCGAACTGGCCGGAGTCGAAGTCGGGTTCGGCGCAGTGTTGCGGCGGCTGAAGCTGGGCCGGATCGCGGGCCCTGCCGCGCGCGACGCCATCGCCTGGTCGGACCTGCACTTGACCTCTGAGCGGGGCCACGCCGTTCAACTGGCCAGTCCGCTCGCCGCGGTACACCATCTCGACGCACGCGGACTGGCCGCCCTCGTCGGCCGCATGGACACCGAGTCGGCCTCCGAGATCCTCGTGGCGAGGGGCCCGGATATCGCTGCCGAGGTCGTTGGTGTCGCCCACCCGGTGGTCGGCGAGCGGATCCTGCGCGCCTTGCCCCGCACCGAAGCGGCCCGGATTGTCGCGGCCATGCCGGCCGACCGCGCCCGGCGGTGGCGGGAACGCCTGGCACATGCGCCAGTGCTGCGCGGCCGCCGATTCCTGCGCTCTCGGGTGTGGCCGCGACGCCACCACGTCAACGAGCCGAAGCCATGA
- a CDS encoding acyl-CoA dehydrogenase family protein, whose amino-acid sequence MWDFETDPEYQKKLDWVEEFMREQLEPLDFAPLDPYEKTNPEVLRVLRPLQQQVRDQGLWAAHLGPELGGQGYGQVKLALLNEIVGRSRWAPSVFGSQAPDSGNAEILAMFGTDEQKKRYLQPLLDGEISSCYSMTEPHGGSDPGLFTTHAERDGDDWVINGEKWFSSNARNASFFIVMVVTSPEARTHQKMSLFIVPAETPGIEIIRNVGVGGESDDRAGHGYIRYNDVRVPADHVLGGEGQAFAIAQTRLGGGRVHHAMRTIALARKAFDMMCERAVSRQTRQGPLGNFQMTQEKIADSWIQIEQFRLLVLRTAWKIDKYHDYQLVRRDIAAVKVAMPQVLHDVVQRAMHLHGALGVSDEMPFVKMLVGAESLAIADGPTEVHKLTVARRTLKEYEPVDTLFPSQHIPTRRAAVQARLAQLLEHEVAEL is encoded by the coding sequence ATGTGGGACTTCGAAACCGACCCCGAATACCAGAAGAAGCTCGACTGGGTCGAGGAGTTCATGCGTGAGCAGCTTGAGCCGCTGGACTTCGCACCGCTGGACCCCTACGAGAAAACCAACCCCGAGGTGCTGCGGGTGCTGCGCCCGCTGCAGCAGCAGGTCAGGGACCAGGGGCTGTGGGCCGCGCACCTGGGCCCGGAGTTGGGCGGGCAGGGCTACGGGCAGGTGAAGCTGGCGCTGCTGAACGAGATCGTCGGCCGGTCTCGCTGGGCGCCTTCGGTTTTCGGATCACAAGCGCCGGACTCCGGAAACGCCGAGATCCTCGCCATGTTCGGCACCGACGAGCAGAAGAAGCGCTACCTGCAACCACTGCTCGACGGTGAGATCTCGTCGTGCTATTCAATGACCGAACCGCACGGCGGTTCCGATCCCGGCCTGTTCACCACCCACGCCGAACGCGACGGTGACGATTGGGTGATCAACGGCGAGAAGTGGTTCTCCTCCAACGCCCGCAACGCCTCGTTCTTCATCGTCATGGTGGTGACGAGCCCGGAAGCCCGCACGCACCAAAAGATGTCCCTGTTCATCGTGCCGGCCGAGACACCCGGCATCGAGATCATCCGCAACGTCGGCGTCGGCGGCGAGTCCGACGATCGCGCCGGGCACGGCTACATCCGCTACAACGACGTCCGGGTGCCGGCCGACCACGTGCTCGGCGGCGAGGGGCAGGCCTTCGCGATCGCGCAGACCCGGCTCGGCGGTGGCCGGGTGCACCACGCCATGCGGACAATAGCGCTGGCCCGCAAGGCTTTCGACATGATGTGTGAGCGAGCGGTATCCCGGCAGACCCGCCAGGGGCCGCTGGGCAATTTCCAGATGACGCAGGAGAAGATCGCCGACAGCTGGATTCAGATCGAACAGTTCCGGCTGCTGGTGTTGCGCACCGCCTGGAAGATCGACAAGTACCACGACTACCAGTTGGTGCGCCGGGACATCGCAGCGGTCAAGGTGGCCATGCCGCAGGTCCTGCATGACGTCGTGCAGCGCGCCATGCATCTACATGGCGCGCTGGGGGTTTCCGATGAGATGCCGTTCGTGAAGATGTTGGTGGGTGCCGAGTCACTGGCCATCGCCGATGGGCCTACCGAGGTGCACAAGCTGACGGTGGCCCGGCGCACCCTCAAGGAGTACGAACCTGTCGACACGTTGTTCCCGTCCCAGCACATCCCGACCCGGCGCGCGGCCGTCCAGGCCCGGTTGGCGCAGCTGCTCGAACACGAGGTCGCCGAACTCTGA
- a CDS encoding helix-turn-helix domain-containing protein — MAADTSANLVAAAERLFAERGVDAVSLREIAREAGARNVMAVQYHLTDRAGVLAAIANKHLPMVDARRGALLDAIEAEAAPSMRSMASALVRPLAAKLADPDGGPAFLRIHADLLNRPVPTFDFTGHSSSLQRWRRLLEPLFDPVAVTLHPRLGALVYTAVELGRRAATAPHADDRLFISHLVDTVAAMLAAMPSEETRSLAKERQARRPRRASAAPDPANSGRRQ; from the coding sequence ATGGCGGCCGACACGTCGGCCAACCTGGTGGCCGCCGCCGAGCGGTTGTTCGCCGAGCGTGGGGTGGACGCGGTGAGCCTGCGGGAGATCGCTCGCGAGGCCGGGGCCCGCAACGTGATGGCGGTGCAGTATCACCTCACCGACCGCGCGGGGGTGTTGGCCGCGATCGCCAACAAACACCTGCCGATGGTCGATGCTCGTCGCGGTGCGCTGCTCGATGCGATCGAGGCCGAGGCGGCGCCGTCCATGCGGTCAATGGCCTCGGCCCTGGTCCGGCCGCTGGCCGCCAAGCTCGCCGACCCCGACGGCGGCCCGGCGTTTCTGCGCATTCACGCCGATCTGCTGAACCGGCCGGTGCCCACCTTCGATTTCACCGGCCACTCCAGCAGCCTGCAACGCTGGCGCCGGCTGCTTGAGCCGTTGTTCGATCCGGTGGCCGTCACGCTGCATCCCCGGCTGGGAGCGCTGGTGTACACCGCGGTCGAGTTGGGCCGCCGCGCAGCCACCGCGCCGCACGCCGACGACCGGCTGTTCATCAGCCACCTGGTCGACACGGTCGCCGCGATGCTCGCCGCAATGCCCTCGGAGGAGACCCGATCCTTGGCGAAGGAGCGCCAGGCGCGCCGGCCCAGGCGAGCATCGGCCGCACCGGACCCGGCGAATTCCGGTCGCCGTCAATAG
- a CDS encoding type I polyketide synthase produces MAPEATVGQAEQGDPIAVVGIGCRVAGNVTTPAAFWTYLMEGRSDVREIPEERWEPYLHRDPRNAAVLRDVTRRGTFLDALDAFDAEFFGVSPREAELMDPQQRLALEVSWEALEHAGISPRSLAGSDTAVLMGVNSDDYGKLIMEDLPGIEAWTGIGTSLCGIANRVSYLLDLRGPSVALDAACAASLVAVHQACQMLRAGETSLALAGGVSALIGPGLIRVLDEAGATAPDGRCKTFDESADGYGRGEGAGVVVLKRLADATRDGDRVLAVVLGGAVAQDGRTVGIMSPNGDAQAALFRRVCESSRVSPQSVDYVEAHGTGTPTGDPVEVNALAAVYGAGRDNDARCRIGSVKPNVGHLEGGAGVIGLIKAVLALHHKAIPPTAGVRQLTSAVDWAASGLRVPTTVERWESVDRPRRAAVCSYGYGGTIAHVLLQEAPESHVEAVDAPQADTPLIVPLSARSHERLKHHADALADHLRTVSSPVAEIAATMWRRRAHDPIRAAVIAAAPHELTSGLDCIARGETTADVTTGPALPGETRAPVWVFSGHGSHWVGMGRELLDTEPTFARVIDEVDEVFAAELGFSARDAFTTGELGSTDRIQALTFAVQVGLAAVLGDRGVTPAAVIGHSVGEVAACVAAGVFDLRQGAALACYRARGFRSVLGQGAMALVRLPFAEAEARLTGHTDVVAAISASPETTVISGDTDAVLAITHAWKAQGIETRQVNTDVAFHSPAMDALTGELARLVAGLHPSRPPAVPLYTTALDDARSQAPRGPEYWVANLRGRVRFAEAITAAAEDGHQLFLEVSAHPVVSHSIVETLLHLGIDEHAVVPVLRRDQPERRAVAVAVASLWCHGAEVAPAVAPTDPWATDLPGTQWRHNRFWRVPTQPPGVRGVHDPQSHTLLGGRIDLAGTPDTCLWETQLDMSTRPYPGDHPVHGTEIVPAAVLLNTLLTAAHGGEDIGAHCIGLADVRLRTPVLPSRPLDLQVVRNGRGLTLSTRRTGADTATDGWLTHTSAVIAVGDDIDELLASRLDLDAARVRCAEALPPNHVIDTLADLGVAAMGFDWQITELMRDHGEILAVVKSNPHGAGATSWASLVDAATSTASTVFDTPGVRRCLRMPARIERVHVHGPAPATATILVRRRPEGICTDAAIADDNGTVLLSIAGMAFEELENDGVSANNTQRMVHHVGWRPVGVRPDEHPSGVVLVGGDGEGLNRMIDDLAAAGLPYRAIEDPADIGVGETIPDTDRFPAELGATPVVLVLPRTDDTPEASVDLVLRTLVRLQNFGIQTRVWVRTTGVHEGTNLSQAPLWGLARVAAAEHPALWGGAVDVLDGRFPFAMLPSLHGHGVVVVRDGVAQIARLAPTVSRPASGAPLQCSPGGTYLITGGTGVLGLRMAQRLADLGARRLLLLSRSGVSPRSQWADEPRGEAVAAITALEAQGVSVHVAAVDIAASDAADTLRAVMADLPPVLGVIHAAGVEAGALLMNTSSEDIAATMRPKVHGALTLHRLFPPEQLEWMVLFSSCGYLAGFPGQGAYACANSFLDVMARHRRRLGDRTTAIAWTAWRGLGMGSTSEYVAAQLDAFGMGTVTADDAMRALDIAMRDDDPNIVVLPLLPSATALPIFADAVSDPEDEADSDGPAHPTKPGRVLDPDSLTQEVLGAVSVQLGVPGTEVDPEVPLFELGVDSIMAVRLRRELEKQTGLSLPPTLLWEHPTTGAVTEKLAELLGFSREPQEVESA; encoded by the coding sequence GTGGCGCCTGAAGCGACGGTTGGCCAGGCCGAACAGGGCGACCCGATCGCCGTCGTCGGCATCGGCTGCCGGGTAGCGGGCAACGTCACCACCCCGGCCGCATTCTGGACGTACCTGATGGAAGGCCGCAGCGACGTCCGGGAGATTCCCGAAGAACGCTGGGAGCCGTACCTGCACCGAGACCCGCGCAACGCCGCCGTGTTGCGGGATGTGACGCGTCGGGGAACCTTCCTCGACGCCCTGGACGCCTTCGACGCCGAGTTCTTCGGGGTGTCCCCGCGCGAGGCAGAGTTGATGGATCCTCAGCAGCGCCTTGCCCTTGAAGTGAGCTGGGAGGCGCTCGAGCACGCGGGTATCTCTCCGCGCTCGCTGGCCGGCAGCGACACCGCCGTGCTGATGGGCGTGAACTCCGACGACTACGGCAAGCTCATCATGGAAGATCTGCCCGGTATCGAGGCGTGGACCGGAATCGGTACCTCGCTGTGCGGCATCGCCAACCGGGTCTCATATCTGCTCGACCTGCGAGGACCGAGCGTCGCCTTGGATGCCGCGTGCGCAGCGTCGCTGGTCGCAGTCCATCAGGCCTGCCAGATGCTGAGGGCGGGCGAGACCTCGCTCGCCCTGGCGGGCGGCGTCAGCGCGCTGATCGGGCCCGGGCTGATCCGAGTGCTCGACGAAGCAGGCGCCACCGCGCCCGATGGCCGGTGCAAGACGTTCGACGAGTCCGCCGACGGGTACGGCCGCGGCGAAGGCGCCGGTGTTGTTGTGCTCAAGCGGTTGGCCGACGCCACGCGTGACGGTGATCGGGTGCTCGCCGTCGTGCTCGGCGGCGCCGTCGCTCAAGACGGCCGAACCGTGGGGATCATGTCGCCCAATGGCGACGCCCAGGCGGCGCTGTTCCGACGGGTGTGCGAAAGTTCGCGTGTCTCACCGCAATCCGTGGACTACGTCGAGGCGCACGGCACCGGTACGCCGACGGGCGACCCGGTCGAGGTCAACGCGCTGGCGGCTGTCTACGGAGCCGGTCGCGACAATGACGCACGGTGCCGGATCGGATCCGTCAAGCCAAACGTCGGCCACCTCGAGGGCGGAGCCGGCGTGATCGGGCTCATCAAGGCGGTGCTGGCCCTGCACCACAAGGCGATTCCGCCGACTGCCGGCGTACGCCAGCTCACCTCGGCGGTGGACTGGGCAGCGAGCGGACTTCGTGTTCCCACCACAGTCGAACGGTGGGAATCCGTTGACCGCCCACGCCGCGCAGCCGTGTGCAGCTACGGATACGGCGGCACCATCGCTCACGTTCTGCTGCAGGAGGCTCCCGAGTCTCACGTCGAGGCGGTCGACGCACCGCAGGCCGACACGCCCCTAATCGTGCCGTTGTCGGCCCGATCACACGAGCGTCTGAAGCACCACGCCGATGCGCTGGCCGATCACCTCAGGACGGTATCGTCGCCGGTCGCCGAGATCGCCGCCACGATGTGGCGACGCCGAGCACACGATCCGATCCGAGCGGCAGTCATCGCGGCGGCACCTCATGAACTCACGTCGGGCCTGGACTGCATCGCGCGCGGGGAAACCACCGCAGACGTGACCACCGGGCCGGCGCTGCCCGGTGAGACCCGTGCGCCGGTATGGGTGTTCTCCGGTCACGGTTCGCACTGGGTCGGGATGGGCCGCGAGCTGCTCGATACCGAACCGACCTTCGCGCGGGTCATCGATGAGGTTGACGAGGTGTTCGCCGCCGAACTCGGATTCTCCGCCCGCGACGCGTTCACCACCGGTGAACTCGGTAGTACCGACCGCATTCAGGCGTTGACCTTCGCGGTGCAGGTCGGCCTGGCCGCGGTGCTCGGCGACCGTGGGGTCACGCCGGCCGCCGTGATCGGACACTCGGTCGGCGAGGTGGCAGCCTGCGTGGCAGCCGGTGTGTTCGATCTGCGTCAGGGCGCAGCGCTCGCGTGCTACCGAGCCCGGGGGTTTCGGTCCGTGCTGGGCCAGGGTGCGATGGCACTCGTCCGACTGCCGTTCGCCGAAGCCGAAGCCAGGTTGACGGGGCACACCGACGTGGTCGCCGCCATCAGCGCGTCACCCGAAACGACGGTGATCTCCGGTGACACCGACGCCGTGTTGGCCATCACTCACGCGTGGAAGGCCCAGGGCATCGAGACACGCCAGGTCAACACCGATGTGGCATTCCACAGCCCCGCGATGGACGCTCTCACCGGCGAGCTGGCGCGGCTGGTCGCAGGTCTGCACCCGTCGCGCCCGCCAGCGGTGCCGTTGTATACGACCGCCCTCGACGATGCCCGCTCCCAGGCACCGCGCGGGCCGGAGTATTGGGTGGCGAACTTGCGCGGCCGGGTTCGATTCGCCGAGGCGATCACCGCAGCAGCCGAAGACGGCCACCAGCTGTTCCTGGAAGTATCCGCGCACCCCGTTGTCTCGCACTCGATCGTGGAGACGTTGCTGCATCTGGGCATCGATGAACACGCTGTTGTCCCGGTGCTGCGCCGTGACCAACCTGAGCGTCGCGCCGTTGCCGTCGCGGTCGCGTCGTTGTGGTGCCACGGCGCCGAGGTCGCGCCCGCTGTCGCACCGACAGATCCGTGGGCCACGGACCTACCCGGCACGCAGTGGCGGCACAACCGGTTCTGGCGGGTACCGACACAGCCTCCCGGAGTGCGCGGTGTTCACGACCCGCAGAGCCACACCCTGTTGGGTGGACGCATCGATCTCGCCGGCACCCCCGACACGTGTCTGTGGGAGACCCAGCTGGACATGTCCACTCGTCCCTACCCGGGCGACCATCCAGTGCACGGAACCGAAATTGTCCCTGCCGCAGTACTTTTGAACACATTATTGACCGCCGCCCACGGCGGGGAGGACATCGGCGCGCACTGCATCGGGCTTGCCGACGTGCGACTGCGCACACCGGTACTACCGAGCCGTCCGCTCGATCTGCAGGTGGTGCGCAACGGCCGGGGGCTGACGCTGTCGACGCGGCGGACCGGCGCGGACACCGCAACCGACGGCTGGCTCACGCACACCAGCGCCGTCATCGCGGTCGGGGACGATATCGACGAACTTCTTGCCTCACGCCTCGATTTGGACGCCGCGCGGGTGCGCTGTGCTGAAGCATTGCCGCCGAATCACGTCATCGACACATTGGCCGATCTCGGCGTAGCCGCGATGGGTTTCGACTGGCAGATCACCGAATTGATGCGTGACCACGGGGAAATCTTGGCAGTCGTGAAGTCGAATCCGCACGGTGCGGGTGCGACATCGTGGGCCTCACTTGTCGATGCGGCCACCTCGACTGCGTCTACGGTCTTCGATACGCCCGGTGTTCGGCGCTGCCTGCGGATGCCCGCGCGTATCGAACGCGTGCACGTCCACGGCCCTGCCCCCGCTACTGCGACGATCCTCGTACGGCGACGGCCGGAGGGGATCTGCACAGATGCAGCGATTGCCGATGACAACGGCACCGTGCTGCTGTCTATCGCCGGGATGGCGTTCGAAGAGCTTGAAAATGACGGAGTTTCGGCGAACAACACCCAACGCATGGTGCATCACGTTGGATGGCGCCCGGTGGGCGTCCGCCCCGATGAACACCCCAGCGGAGTCGTGCTGGTCGGCGGTGACGGCGAGGGACTCAACCGCATGATCGACGATCTGGCGGCCGCCGGATTGCCCTATCGAGCCATTGAAGACCCCGCGGATATTGGTGTCGGCGAGACGATTCCGGACACCGACCGGTTCCCCGCCGAGCTTGGCGCCACACCCGTGGTCCTCGTGCTCCCGCGCACCGACGACACTCCCGAAGCCTCAGTCGATCTTGTGCTGAGAACGCTTGTGCGGCTGCAGAACTTCGGAATACAGACCCGAGTATGGGTCAGGACCACCGGCGTACATGAAGGTACGAACCTCAGCCAGGCACCGTTGTGGGGGCTGGCCAGGGTGGCCGCAGCAGAGCATCCCGCGCTGTGGGGCGGCGCTGTCGACGTACTCGACGGTCGGTTCCCGTTCGCCATGCTCCCCTCGCTGCACGGTCACGGTGTTGTCGTTGTCCGCGACGGTGTCGCCCAGATCGCGCGGCTGGCACCGACTGTTTCGCGTCCCGCGTCGGGCGCGCCTCTGCAGTGCTCACCGGGGGGCACATACCTGATCACCGGTGGCACCGGCGTTCTCGGGTTGCGCATGGCGCAGCGCCTCGCTGATTTGGGGGCACGCAGGCTGCTGCTGTTGTCGCGCTCAGGTGTGTCGCCGCGGTCCCAGTGGGCGGACGAGCCCCGCGGTGAAGCCGTCGCAGCCATCACAGCACTGGAAGCCCAAGGCGTGTCTGTCCATGTCGCTGCGGTCGACATTGCGGCCTCCGATGCCGCCGACACGCTGCGCGCCGTGATGGCCGATCTGCCACCTGTGCTCGGCGTGATCCACGCTGCGGGCGTGGAGGCTGGTGCACTGCTGATGAATACGAGCTCCGAGGACATCGCCGCCACGATGCGGCCCAAGGTGCACGGGGCACTCACGCTGCACCGGCTGTTCCCGCCCGAGCAACTCGAGTGGATGGTGCTGTTCTCCTCGTGCGGGTATCTCGCGGGCTTCCCGGGCCAGGGCGCCTACGCGTGTGCGAACTCGTTCCTCGACGTGATGGCGCGGCACCGCCGCCGCCTGGGCGACCGCACCACCGCGATCGCCTGGACAGCATGGCGCGGCCTCGGCATGGGGTCGACATCGGAGTACGTCGCGGCGCAACTGGACGCATTCGGGATGGGAACCGTCACCGCAGACGATGCGATGCGCGCGCTCGATATCGCCATGCGCGACGATGACCCCAATATTGTTGTGCTGCCGTTGCTTCCGTCGGCCACAGCGCTACCCATCTTTGCCGACGCCGTGTCGGATCCAGAGGATGAAGCAGATTCCGACGGCCCGGCTCACCCCACCAAACCAGGCCGGGTACTCGACCCGGACTCACTGACGCAGGAAGTCCTCGGGGCGGTGTCCGTCCAGCTCGGAGTGCCCGGCACCGAGGTGGACCCGGAGGTGCCGTTGTTCGAACTTGGCGTCGACTCGATCATGGCCGTGCGATTGCGACGTGAGCTCGAGAAGCAAACCGGGCTCTCGTTGCCGCCAACACTGCTGTGGGAGCATCCCACCACCGGCGCAGTCACCGAGAAGTTGGCGGAGCTGTTGGGTTTCTCGCGCGAACCGCAGGAGGTCGAGTCGGCGTGA
- a CDS encoding (2,3-dihydroxybenzoyl)adenylate synthase — protein sequence MNTDSDHEKSDFRNGFVPFPEDRAAEYRRTGYWLGRRLDTILREAAGNWPQKTAVIDSQGEYTFADLDALADRFAAGLAARGIAQGDRLLLQLPNSREFAVAVFALLRAGAVPVMCLPGHRTAELAHFADVSGAVGMVIADVAGGFDYREMAAALVENRPQLQHVLVHGEPGTFQSWSALAESDGGAPPALTADTDMPAVLLVSGGTTGLPKLIPRTHDDYTYNARACAQACELVHEDVYLVALPAAHNFPFACPGLLGAMSVGATVVFTDDPSPESAFDLIDRHGVTVTGLVNALAKVWTQACEWEPVLPTSLRLVQVGGSRMSPDEANYIYNGLTTGLQQIFGMAEGMLNFTRPGDPVDVVMNTQGRPMSPHDEMRVVDESGAPVAPGEEGELLVRGPYTLNGYYRDDDANARSFSPDGFYRTGDRVRISADGVQAGYVEVTGRIKDVIHRGGETVSATDLEDHLVTHPAVYSAAAVALPDDYLGEKICAAVVFSGPPIGLVELNAFLDERGASKHARPDMVVPVPSLPMTAVGKVDKKKLVASILS from the coding sequence ATGAATACCGATTCTGACCACGAGAAATCCGATTTCAGGAACGGCTTCGTGCCATTTCCTGAAGACCGTGCTGCCGAGTACCGGCGGACCGGGTATTGGCTGGGTCGGCGTCTCGACACAATACTGCGCGAGGCCGCCGGTAACTGGCCCCAGAAGACCGCGGTGATCGACTCCCAGGGCGAGTACACCTTCGCCGATCTCGATGCGCTCGCCGACCGGTTCGCGGCCGGCCTGGCGGCCCGGGGCATCGCACAGGGCGATCGCCTGCTGCTGCAGCTACCCAACTCGCGTGAGTTCGCCGTCGCCGTATTCGCACTGCTGCGCGCGGGGGCCGTGCCGGTGATGTGCCTACCCGGGCATCGCACCGCCGAGCTCGCACACTTCGCCGACGTCAGCGGGGCGGTCGGCATGGTGATCGCCGACGTCGCCGGCGGATTCGATTACCGCGAGATGGCCGCTGCTCTCGTTGAGAATCGTCCACAGTTGCAGCATGTGCTCGTGCACGGCGAGCCCGGCACGTTCCAATCCTGGTCTGCACTGGCGGAATCGGACGGCGGCGCCCCACCGGCCTTGACCGCCGACACCGACATGCCCGCTGTGCTCCTGGTGTCCGGCGGCACAACCGGATTACCGAAGCTGATTCCTCGCACCCACGACGACTACACCTACAACGCGAGGGCATGTGCGCAAGCGTGCGAGCTCGTGCACGAGGACGTCTACCTGGTCGCACTTCCGGCCGCGCACAATTTCCCGTTCGCCTGCCCGGGCCTGCTCGGCGCGATGAGCGTCGGCGCCACCGTCGTTTTCACCGACGACCCCAGCCCGGAATCGGCGTTCGACTTGATCGACCGTCACGGGGTTACGGTCACCGGACTCGTCAACGCTTTGGCGAAGGTCTGGACGCAGGCCTGCGAGTGGGAGCCGGTGCTTCCGACATCGCTGCGCCTGGTTCAGGTGGGTGGCTCGCGAATGTCGCCCGACGAGGCGAACTACATCTACAACGGGCTGACCACCGGGCTCCAGCAGATCTTCGGCATGGCTGAGGGGATGTTGAACTTCACCCGACCCGGAGATCCGGTCGATGTGGTGATGAACACCCAGGGGCGACCGATGTCACCGCACGACGAGATGCGGGTCGTCGATGAGTCGGGTGCGCCGGTAGCTCCCGGCGAGGAAGGTGAGCTTCTGGTGCGCGGCCCCTACACACTCAACGGGTACTACCGGGACGACGATGCCAACGCACGATCCTTCAGTCCCGACGGGTTCTACCGAACAGGCGACCGTGTGCGTATCAGTGCCGACGGCGTCCAAGCGGGCTATGTGGAGGTGACGGGCCGGATCAAGGATGTGATCCACCGTGGCGGCGAGACCGTATCGGCCACTGACCTCGAAGACCACCTAGTGACTCATCCGGCCGTGTACTCGGCTGCCGCAGTCGCATTGCCCGACGACTATCTAGGTGAAAAAATCTGCGCGGCAGTTGTTTTCAGCGGACCGCCGATCGGTCTGGTGGAGCTGAACGCCTTTCTCGACGAGCGCGGAGCCTCCAAGCACGCTCGCCCGGACATGGTGGTACCGGTGCCGTCGTTGCCGATGACTGCGGTGGGGAAGGTCGACAAGAAGAAGCTCGTCGCGAGCATTCTCAGCTGA